In one window of Lewinella sp. 4G2 DNA:
- a CDS encoding aspartyl protease family protein: MSHPSSKSRLLGVLALLAAFGQWALAQVPNTVASNEVANYLRVDANDKFKDLRPGLTAGAQSFDFSNNLIYFTAVADGKRGNFILDTGAPEVLINDRGLASRGSAPVGIAAGGEVSLADHFIKSFVFTGKEHRKMWAYSLDLRPLETRIGKEVDGFVGYNLLGDSELRIDYFARTFQLVASEKRPVHFGRQPDHEVAFSMVGHLPVVTVKLGKQKLRLALDTGASVSLIDASVAQTKPSGSKMNIQGLDGEAFVANLVNLDGNADLPQLENLEFASFEVTQQSASRSGKDIHGILGSDYLSKFVIGIDYRRRRLYLWNPSLSK, translated from the coding sequence ATGTCACATCCCAGCTCCAAAAGTCGCCTCCTCGGTGTTTTGGCCCTGCTCGCCGCTTTCGGCCAGTGGGCGCTGGCGCAGGTGCCCAATACGGTGGCAAGCAACGAGGTGGCCAACTATTTACGGGTGGACGCTAACGATAAGTTCAAGGACCTACGTCCCGGTCTGACGGCCGGCGCCCAGTCCTTCGACTTCTCCAACAATCTCATTTACTTCACCGCCGTCGCCGATGGGAAACGCGGAAACTTCATTCTCGATACCGGAGCCCCCGAGGTACTGATCAACGACCGTGGCCTGGCATCCCGCGGCAGCGCCCCCGTGGGAATTGCCGCCGGAGGCGAAGTATCGTTGGCAGATCATTTCATCAAATCGTTTGTGTTTACCGGAAAGGAACACCGCAAAATGTGGGCCTATTCCCTGGACCTCCGCCCCCTCGAAACCAGGATCGGCAAAGAGGTAGACGGATTCGTAGGCTACAACTTGCTCGGCGACAGCGAATTGCGGATTGACTATTTCGCACGGACATTTCAGTTGGTAGCCTCAGAGAAAAGACCGGTGCATTTCGGCCGCCAACCCGATCATGAAGTCGCCTTCTCGATGGTTGGTCATCTACCGGTAGTCACCGTAAAACTGGGAAAACAGAAACTGCGCCTTGCGCTAGACACCGGCGCTAGCGTAAGTCTGATTGATGCCTCCGTCGCGCAGACTAAACCTTCCGGTTCGAAAATGAATATCCAGGGGCTGGACGGCGAAGCCTTCGTAGCCAACCTGGTGAACCTGGACGGTAACGCTGACCTTCCACAACTGGAGAATCTTGAGTTTGCTTCATTTGAGGTAACCCAACAAAGTGCTTCCCGTAGTGGTAAGGACATTCACGGAATTTTGGGTAGTGATTATTTGTCCAAATTCGTGATTGGTATTGATTACCGTCGCCGTCGTTTATATCTTTGGAACCCCAGCCTAAGCAAATAA
- a CDS encoding pyridoxal phosphate-dependent aminotransferase, producing MPTVSHRSETVPLSPFRKLIPVADAAKAAGRHVYHLNIGQPDILTHPAAVEQFRKLDWEILDYSPSNGIPSYRAKLTDYYARFGIELEADNIMVTTGGSEAILFFMLSCLDPGDEIIVPEPFYANYNGYAHIADVRVVPITGRIEDGFSLPSPEAFAAKITRRTRAIMITSPNNPTGACYSAAEMQTLADIVVKNDLFLCADEVYREFAYDHPVQSVLEFDQLHEHAIVIDSVSKRYSATGARVGALVCRNSKILAGVDRFAKLRLSPPGLGQMLSECMLEGDTAYLNGVKEEYQARRDVVFERLQAMPDVFSYRPGGAFYCFARFPISDSEDFCRWLLEDFEYEGATVMLAPGPGFYATPGLGRDECRIAYVLNRDDLNKAMDCLERALLVYPGRTTSLAADQIVMPSVK from the coding sequence ATGCCAACTGTATCCCATCGCTCCGAAACGGTCCCGCTATCACCTTTCCGTAAACTGATTCCCGTCGCCGACGCCGCCAAGGCAGCCGGTCGCCACGTGTATCACCTCAACATCGGGCAACCGGATATTCTTACCCACCCCGCTGCCGTTGAGCAATTCAGGAAACTGGATTGGGAGATTCTGGACTACAGCCCCAGCAATGGCATCCCGTCCTACCGGGCAAAACTGACGGACTATTACGCGCGCTTCGGTATTGAGCTGGAAGCCGATAACATCATGGTCACCACGGGTGGTTCCGAGGCGATCCTGTTCTTCATGCTCAGTTGTCTCGACCCCGGTGATGAGATCATCGTGCCGGAACCTTTCTACGCGAATTACAATGGCTACGCGCACATCGCGGACGTGCGGGTAGTGCCCATTACCGGTCGCATTGAAGATGGCTTCAGCCTGCCCAGCCCCGAAGCTTTCGCCGCTAAGATCACCCGTCGTACTCGGGCCATCATGATCACCAGTCCGAATAACCCAACCGGTGCCTGTTACAGCGCCGCCGAAATGCAAACCTTGGCTGACATCGTCGTGAAGAACGACCTCTTCCTGTGTGCCGACGAGGTGTACCGGGAGTTCGCCTACGATCACCCTGTGCAATCGGTACTTGAATTTGACCAACTGCACGAGCACGCCATCGTTATCGATTCCGTGTCAAAACGGTACAGCGCGACGGGAGCCAGGGTAGGAGCTTTGGTATGTCGCAACTCCAAGATTTTAGCGGGTGTAGACCGCTTCGCTAAACTCAGACTTAGCCCTCCCGGTCTTGGGCAGATGCTAAGCGAATGCATGCTGGAAGGGGATACGGCGTACCTCAACGGCGTAAAGGAAGAATACCAGGCCCGCCGCGACGTAGTATTTGAGCGTCTGCAAGCCATGCCGGATGTCTTCAGTTATCGGCCCGGAGGAGCCTTCTACTGCTTTGCTCGGTTTCCCATCAGCGATAGTGAGGATTTCTGTCGCTGGCTACTGGAAGACTTTGAATACGAAGGGGCAACGGTGATGCTCGCCCCCGGCCCGGGTTTCTACGCTACGCCGGGCCTTGGCCGCGACGAATGCCGTATCGCCTACGTACTCAATCGAGATGACCTCAACAAGGCGATGGATTGCCTTGAACGCGCACTCCTTGTCTATCCGGGAAGAACGACGTCTCTTGCCGCTGATCAGATCGTGATGCCCAGCGTCAAATAA